The DNA window tgtttgtttgttttgttattttgttctGCCGGgtgttatttttttgttttcccttttcccctgaaGCCCTGAGAAAGTTTGGAATGTGTTTTTGTCAAGGCTGCTGCATGTAAAGGCCTGAATCCCAGCTTTGGCAGCATTTGGCTGTTGGCAAGCTGTCTTCACTCAACTGGCACCAGCTTTTTCCCTGGCCAGAAGTCTGGCTCTTCACACCTGAGCACAGGAGGGTTCTGCAGGACCATTGTGGGTTCAGGATCAGGTTTATCATCTCCAAAATCCACTTTTCATCCAATTTATGTCCAAGTCCAGACTGTTTTGATGCATGggtcccatggcagggggagggTAGAACTGGGAATTGTTGCTGCTGCTCAAGGCCAAGATAAATAACTTGATTTTTAAAAGGGTCAGTTCATTAATTTGCAGGGAGATCACAGCATAAAGGAAGGGCACAGTAATGATGGATGGAATGAGGGACTAGACTGACCTCCCCTGTGCCATCCATCACATTCCCTGCAGGTTGAATGACTTTATCTCCATTCGTGTGGCACATCAGTGGAGGCCTtcagcctggcagtgctcatGCCACAAGggactgccagccctgcaggggtgACTCTGAGGAGAATCTGGTGGCCTTCCACCCTCTCCTGCCTGCAAtttggctcctctgctgctcccaggcaccagaggagACGCTGAGCCCTGACTTCCTGCGCCGGGCCGCTTTGTGGGGCTGTGGAAACGCCGGTTCAAAGGGCCCCGCTGGGCCCCGTGGGGGGTCAGGGAgcttgtggggagcagagccaCCCCCTGTGGGGAGCAGAGCCGGCTCCTGTGgggagcacagccagcccctgtGGGGAGCAGGGCCGGCCCCTGTGGGGAGCACAGCCGGCCCCTGTGGGGAGCAGAGCCGGCCCCTGTggggggagcagggccagcccctgtgGGGAGCACAGCCGGCCCCtgtggggagcagggccagcccctgtgGGGAGCAGGGCCGGCCCCTGTGGGGAGCAGAGCCGGCCCCTGTGGGGAGCAGGGCCGGCCCCTGTGgggagcacagccagcccctgtggggagcacagccagctcctgtggcagcgccccagccccaggcaggctccGCTGGGGGCAGCGGCCCTCGGTGGAGGAGGCGCTCATGACtcggcgctgcccgggccctgggagctgagggagtgCTGAGCACACCCACCCGGGCTGGGCCGTTCCCAAGGCCCTGGCTACGTGATTGAAGTGCTCCCCAGCAAGCTCCCACACGCTCTGGGAGGCTCTGGAGCCTTCCGAGCCAGACTGCCTGGCAAAGCTGTTCCTCACCTCGGCGAGTGTGGGCAACGCTCACCTCTGGGGTGGAAGGAGCAGCATATGCTGCACAGCATGGTGGAGAcatctccccctcccctgtgcccccgttcttccctcagatcccagcGTGGCCTCATCCAAACCCAGCCTGTGCCCTTGTTTCATCAGGGAGGATGTTGTGGGTGCTGGTGGTAGAAATGTCCTGCactgtgtcctgctgctgggacatccctcTCCAGAGGGGAAACATGGTTCAGATGTGACTTTCTCAGAGTGAGGACATCCCAACCCTCTGCTTTGTGGGGAGAAAACTGTGGGGaagatggccctggctgtgctgggaggggaagggtgcaccctgccagccccagaggACACGGTGGCTTTGTGTGTGCAGGCACTTGAGGGCACCAGCGCTTTGCTGTGGCTGCAAGAAGCTTTGGAGAACATTCCTGATCACCCAGCTTCAGTGTTGGGGTGTGGGGCTTGGCTCGGGGAGCAGGGGGCAAGTCCACACAAAGCTCTGGAGGCCGAGTTTCAGTCGGAACTGCTGATGGCTGTGGTCAGCTGGTGGCGTCTCGTGGCCAGGCTGGGTTGTTGGGGCTTGTCCTCAGGGTCacaggaaggagaagggagagagaagaGGCATGGATGAGATGTGGGGATTAGGGTGAGGCTGGGAACAGCAGGCAGGGAGTGAGGGGGCAACATGGAGTGTGGGTGGAGAAGAGTTTTGTCTGCCTGCACtcgtgtgtgtgtctgtgaaaCTGCAGGAAGGAGACTCTTGGAGAGGTCCCAGGGCACATCTGCCACGGGGACCAACACTGAGGAGTTTATTTTAGCCTTGGACAGGGAGCCATTCATCCCTGGAAGAACAGAGCAGGGTGACATTTCTGTTAGGAGGTGCTGTCTTGTTTCTCTTgctctgcatttttctttccccGGCCCCTCTCTCTGTTCCATTACTCTTTCATGTTCCTCATTCTCTGTGCAGAACATGAAAGATTTCtctacctttctttttttaactatccctttctttcctttcctgcccagctcccagaaTCCATCCAATTGCAGATTCTCCCAGAAGCTGGGAGCAAAACCCGCTTTTCTCGTTCTTCCCACCTTGCCTCCCTGTTGTATTTATCATACAAATACTGGCTGTATAATTACCAGAGCATTATCTCTAAACACACAGATTAGGAAAAGACACAGTGGCAACAAAGATGAATTTCAGGGTCAGTCTGGTGGGAGATGCTTTTCTCCATCTGTCAGGGGAGGAATCAACTGAGACAGAAGAGCTGTCATGGACTGCAGCTCCCACTTTTCACCAGCACCTTCCACAGAATCAGGGTGGAAGGTTCCTAAATTCAGCCATTTCTGGGGTTATAAAAAGGCCACAGAAATGATCTGGATGATACAGGGAGATCATGCAAGGTGTAGAGGCAGTGCCTTAACGTTGTTCTTGTATGGGAATTATTGCTGCCCTGAAATGAGGGCTGGGTCTTTGCAGCTCCTTTAATTACTGCTGCAGCTCCAATGGGATTAAATGGATGTCTGAGTGTGTGTTAGCATATGTTGGGATGTGCTGTGCTGATAAACATCAGGGCTTTCACATGCCTGCAGACACACATGCCCTGCATATTTGCCACAACTGACTCAGTGTCACCCTGAGCTGAAGACAAAGAGAAGAAGGTGTTATTGATCCAGCCTTGTGCCTTtgggtgatgatgatgatgagccCTAGGCTGGTCATAGTGGGAGGAAGGTGTTTATGATCAAGAATGAAGCTGCAGGTGGATGCAGAAGGTGCCTGTAGCCACAAATTGCCCTTGTATCAGCCATGTCAGTATgaaacacaaaccctgtgaggaacccctgagggagctggggttgtttagcctggagaaaaggagactcaggggtgaccttatcactctctgcagctcctgaaaggtgcctgtgctcagctggggctgggctctttctccaggcagcactgacagaaccagagcacacagcctcgagctgccccaagggaaatacaggttggatattgggaaaaagtttttcacagaaagggtgataaagttctggaatgttctgcctgGAGAGGTgatggagtccccatccctgggtgtgtttaacaaagcctggatgtggcactgggtacCAGGGTTGAGTTGGGGTGTTGGGGCggggttggactcaatggtcttgAGGGTctcatccaacctggtcattctgtgactctgtgaaaCAAGTGGAGTAAATAGAGGAAATTCCTGAGCCTGATGCCAATAACCACAATGCTTCTGGGAAGTCCCCAAACGCTCACAAGTTGCCATTTCATTGCAGGGCTGCAAGCTCAGAGTGTCTTGGTCAATGACACCGTCTCGGGGTTCATCGGCACGGACGTGGTGCTGCACTGCAGCTTCACCAACCCGCTGCCCGCCGTGAAGATCACGCAGGTGACATGGCAGAAGGCCACCAATGGCACCAAGCAGAATGTGGCCATCTACAACCCCGCCATGGGCGTGTCCATCCTGTCCCCCTACAAGGAGAGGGTGACTTTCCGCAACCCTTCCTTCAAGGATGGCACCATCCAGCTGTCCCGGCTGGAGCTGGATGATGAGGGCGTTTACATCTGTGAGTTTGCCACCTTCCCAACCGGCAACCGGGAAGGGCAGCTGAACCTCACCGTGCTGGGTaaggctctgggcaggctctgcagggtgaaCCTCCAGTCCAACAGAGCTGGAGGAAGCTGAGATTCACATCCTGGGagtttggggcaaatttggggtaTAAATTGTAGCAGGGATGGATTTCTAAGTTGACTGGGAAGAGGTGAAGAGCAGGGAACACAAAGCAGGTGGTTCTGAGACAGCTGAGCTGTCACACCTCTTCTTTTTCCAGGCCTCagttccccttttccctccacCTACACTCCTAATGTAGGTGCAGTAACAGTGACCAGGTCCCTGTGGGAGTGGTGAGTTTTAATGAGCTGGGGCTGTCAAGAGAGAAGAAACAACAGATTGATCCTAAACTCAAGTAGAGCTTgtccctggagctcagggctgtgagTGAACAGACACCACCCAAGGTCTACATGAGTTGATTTCTCTCCAATTTCAGTTCCTTTCTAACACAGGGATAGAAACCTCTGGGAGGAAAGGGCTTATTTTCCATATATCTGTGCATTTAGGGCACCTCCACCATAGTTTCCCCATAAATGATGCAGGTAGATGGTGCAAGGTGCATAGGCACTGCCATAAAGCAATTACTACATGGGAATTATTGCTGGCAATTTGCACACTCTGGACTCACCACAAGCCCTGTCACAGCCTCAGTGGTGTTAGATGGCTCTGGGGGTGTagcaaacccagcagcactgctttTCTAACCATCCCTTTGTacccttttctcctcctcctctgtgaccgtgttcacaggggtctgaggatgagggaagagaccaggatctgactccatgtttcagaaggcctgatttattattttatgatatatattatattaaaactatactaaaagaatacgagaaaagatttcatcagaaggctagctaagaatagaaaaagaaagaatgataacaaaagcttgtggctcagacagagagtctgaaccagctgggctgtgattggccattaattagaaacagccacatgagaccaatcccagatgcacctgttgcattccacagcagcagataaccattgtttccattttgtttctgaagcttctcagcttctcaagggaaaaaatcccaaagaaaagatttttcataaaacatgtctgtgacactcctcctcctcctttcttcACTCCCCTACAGCCAAGCCCACGAACTGGATGGAGGGCACCAAGAGGCCTCTAATCGCCAAGTCTGGCAGGACAGAAAAGATCTTGGTAGCCACCTGCACCTCCTCCAACGGGAAACCCCCCAGCACCGTCACCTGGGACACGAAGCTGAAGGGGGAGGCGGAGTTCCAGGAGATCCGGAACAGCAACGGCACCATCACGGTGATCAGCCGGTACCGGCTGGTGCCGAGCCGCGAGGCGCACCGCCAGCAGCTCATGTGCGTGGTCAACTACCAGCTGGAGAGGTTCACCGACAGCATCACCCTCAACGTGCAGTGTAaggggcctggcacagctgggagggctcCCCCTGCTCGGGGCTGCCCGGGGGAGAGGCTCTGGAGAAAGAGGGGTTTGGGTTGGGCTGGTGGAGGGGCTGCGGTTGTGGTTTTGAGAGTGAGAACTGAAAGGATCCTTTGGAATAATTGtgggttttctctttttcttaccttctttctctgcctctgccatgtccctcctgctccccttctctctctcttttgcaCTCCCTCACATTCCTCGTCCCATCATCTTTCCCTCCTTGTGTTCACTGTCCTTCTCCCACTCCTTCCCCCTCATCTCTTcctatttcattttttcccctttcctttcccacaTTCCTCATCCCATCACCTTTCCCTCCTTTAAATCTTTCCATCCCCCACTCCTTCCCCCTCATCTCTCCCTATttcattttctcccctttcccacaatcctttcctctccttttaatctctctccttttcccacCCATGCCTCTCATCTCTTCCCATctcatttccttccctttcccttcccacaaccccttcctccccctgctctcctccctttccccccacCCCTGCAGATGAGCCAGAAGTCACCATCGAGGGCTTTGATGGCAACTGGTTCCTGAACCGCAAGGATGTGAAGCTGATCTGCAAATCTGATGCCAACCCCCCAGCTCACACCTA is part of the Agelaius phoeniceus isolate bAgePho1 chromosome 23, bAgePho1.hap1, whole genome shotgun sequence genome and encodes:
- the NECTIN1 gene encoding nectin-1 isoform X3, coding for MASRLQTSCRASWWTIGVCILAAALLPGLQAQSVLVNDTVSGFIGTDVVLHCSFTNPLPAVKITQVTWQKATNGTKQNVAIYNPAMGVSILSPYKERVTFRNPSFKDGTIQLSRLELDDEGVYICEFATFPTGNREGQLNLTVLAKPTNWMEGTKRPLIAKSGRTEKILVATCTSSNGKPPSTVTWDTKLKGEAEFQEIRNSNGTITVISRYRLVPSREAHRQQLMCVVNYQLERFTDSITLNVQYEPEVTIEGFDGNWFLNRKDVKLICKSDANPPAHTYEWKLPNGTLPGSVEIQNNTIYFKGPVSYSVAGTYVCEATNAIGTRSGLVEVNVTDKPLPQSAPGGIIGIVGGVIAAVFIIGVAVTVIIVYRRQQKSRSDTDNDLIDLPPSHKPAPPPKRKQDMKSHLTPEDIQVVHLDNMKHEEEIQKFPLQTPYYDMAAPEPSPYSDKLNPGNKDCDVQYAELDTSALAVSPSPRSSIHAGGDLVEYATIQPNLR